In one Spirosoma rigui genomic region, the following are encoded:
- a CDS encoding helix-turn-helix domain-containing protein: protein MTLVSENIRYLRKLNGLTQEQFSRKINIKRSLLGAYEEARANPNQQNIQAIAKAFNTTIELLTRQDLRKLRETPNLSIPLGQPGKAPDVRIRHDHPEGPTIRSDGKLIDDTENDDPFQHPDFPDIFAQPGPAQPEPQPLSAVLNKYYRTQDDTRDPASGNRPAPVPPVIRSPERPGTGQADGNAFRPVPASAPVDRLFGPPSDNRTPDNWTPDRITPASNPMADSRGSGPRPAAPRGTEPLSFNNVYEARGDVAHPSASAQPVAPTIPVVRQPQFGEYSQRHQQAEFLHRLPAMHLPILPEGHYRAFEAGDDFSFPGALLIGQFVRNWFDIADGKLYVLLLQSTGICCRRVYNQVKIKGSLLLTADRPDIPNREVPLKDVLEVWEISAFVSQQLPPPPPNTDRLRQLVEELRFEVERI, encoded by the coding sequence ATGACACTCGTTAGCGAAAACATCCGCTACCTGCGCAAGCTCAACGGCCTGACACAGGAGCAGTTCTCCCGAAAAATAAACATAAAGCGTTCGTTGTTAGGGGCTTATGAAGAAGCCCGCGCCAACCCGAATCAGCAGAACATACAAGCAATTGCTAAAGCGTTCAATACAACCATCGAACTGCTGACCCGGCAGGACCTGCGTAAACTGCGCGAAACGCCCAACCTGAGCATTCCCCTGGGGCAACCCGGTAAAGCACCCGACGTCCGTATCCGGCATGACCATCCCGAGGGCCCCACGATTCGCTCAGACGGTAAGCTTATTGACGATACCGAGAACGACGATCCGTTTCAGCACCCCGACTTCCCCGATATTTTTGCGCAGCCCGGTCCGGCCCAGCCCGAGCCCCAGCCGTTGTCGGCGGTCCTGAATAAATACTACCGCACGCAGGACGATACCCGCGACCCGGCCAGTGGTAACCGACCGGCTCCCGTGCCGCCCGTTATCCGCTCGCCGGAACGGCCCGGTACGGGTCAGGCCGACGGAAACGCCTTTCGGCCGGTACCGGCGAGCGCACCCGTCGACCGGCTGTTTGGGCCGCCGTCTGACAACCGAACGCCCGATAACTGGACCCCGGATCGGATTACCCCGGCTTCGAACCCGATGGCCGACAGCCGGGGGAGTGGCCCGCGGCCTGCGGCACCGCGCGGTACCGAGCCACTCAGTTTTAATAATGTCTACGAAGCCCGGGGCGACGTAGCGCACCCGAGCGCATCGGCCCAACCCGTAGCACCCACGATTCCGGTGGTACGGCAACCCCAGTTTGGTGAGTACAGCCAGCGCCACCAGCAGGCTGAGTTCCTGCATCGGCTGCCAGCCATGCACCTGCCCATTCTGCCTGAGGGACACTACCGGGCTTTCGAAGCGGGGGACGACTTTTCGTTTCCGGGGGCGCTGCTGATCGGGCAGTTTGTCCGGAACTGGTTCGACATTGCCGACGGAAAGCTTTATGTACTGTTGCTGCAAAGTACCGGTATCTGTTGCCGCCGGGTGTATAACCAGGTAAAGATCAAAGGCTCGCTGCTCCTCACTGCCGACCGGCCCGATATTCCCAACCGCGAAGTGCCACTGAAAGATGTGCTGGAAGTGTGGGAGATCAGTGCGTTTGTGAGCCAGCAGCTTCCTCCGCCACCCCCCAATACGGACCGGCTTCGGCAGCTGGTTGAGGAACTGCGTTTTGAAGTAGAACGAATCTAG
- a CDS encoding pyridoxamine 5'-phosphate oxidase family protein — protein MQAQHTLNAVELEKLRDKIKDIRIAMLTTMEADGDFHTRPMATHEMDHDGTMWFFTYDHSNKVEEIKQHQQVSVAFSDPGSEVYVSTTGTAQVVKDQAKINDLWSDFLKTWFPNGKEDPSIALLKVTIHAGEFWDRPGGKMVKLFEMAKGALTGATDKTGRNEKFGDEPR, from the coding sequence ATGCAAGCCCAACATACCCTGAACGCGGTCGAGCTGGAAAAGCTGCGCGACAAGATAAAAGATATTCGAATTGCCATGCTCACCACGATGGAAGCTGATGGCGATTTTCATACCCGCCCGATGGCTACCCACGAGATGGACCACGACGGGACGATGTGGTTTTTCACCTACGACCATTCCAACAAGGTGGAGGAGATCAAACAACACCAACAGGTAAGCGTTGCTTTTTCAGATCCGGGGTCGGAAGTGTACGTATCGACAACGGGAACCGCGCAGGTGGTGAAAGACCAGGCCAAGATCAACGATCTATGGTCCGATTTTCTGAAAACGTGGTTCCCCAACGGCAAAGAGGACCCGTCCATCGCGTTGCTTAAGGTAACCATCCATGCCGGAGAGTTCTGGGACCGTCCGGGGGGTAAAATGGTGAAGCTGTTCGAAATGGCAAAAGGCGCGTTGACGGGTGCGACCGACAAGACCGGCCGTAACGAGAAATTCGGGGATGAGCCCCGATAG
- the truA gene encoding tRNA pseudouridine(38-40) synthase TruA, with the protein MRYFIELAYRGTHYHGWQRQPNGLSVQEVLETALSTVLREPIAIVGSGRTDTGVHAAQQYAHFETDRPIPDSLIRSVNSLIPGDIAVYDCFPVQDQDHARFTATYRYYQYRLIRRKDPFLDGLAYVFTLPLDVARMNEAAQRLLHHQDFESFSKVKTDVKTFNCRIDRAEWEQRSTGELIFHIRADRFLRGMVRAVVGTLLDIGQGRLSVDGFEQIIAARDRKRAGRSAPAEGLSLVAVGYPDNLFEKR; encoded by the coding sequence ATGCGTTATTTTATAGAATTGGCCTACCGGGGCACCCACTACCACGGCTGGCAACGGCAACCAAATGGTTTAAGTGTGCAAGAAGTGCTGGAAACTGCCCTGTCGACGGTTCTGCGGGAACCCATTGCTATTGTAGGAAGTGGCCGGACCGATACCGGCGTTCATGCCGCCCAGCAGTATGCCCATTTCGAGACAGATCGGCCGATTCCTGATTCCCTGATACGGTCGGTGAATAGCCTCATTCCGGGCGATATTGCTGTGTACGACTGTTTTCCCGTTCAGGACCAGGACCATGCCCGCTTTACGGCTACTTACCGATACTACCAGTACCGGCTTATCCGTCGGAAAGATCCTTTCCTCGATGGGCTCGCTTATGTATTTACGTTGCCTCTCGACGTAGCGCGCATGAACGAGGCCGCCCAGCGGTTGCTGCACCACCAGGATTTCGAGAGTTTCAGCAAGGTAAAAACTGACGTGAAAACGTTTAACTGCCGGATCGACCGGGCTGAGTGGGAGCAAAGATCGACTGGTGAACTAATATTTCACATCCGGGCGGACCGGTTTTTACGCGGTATGGTCAGGGCCGTTGTTGGTACCCTGCTGGACATTGGGCAGGGGCGGTTGAGCGTCGATGGTTTTGAGCAGATCATCGCTGCCCGTGACCGAAAAAGGGCGGGCCGGTCGGCGCCGGCAGAAGGGCTGTCGCTCGTGGCCGTGGGCTACCCCGACAACTTGTTTGAAAAACGGTAG
- a CDS encoding nucleotidyltransferase family protein, with the protein MGGEPKQLLAYKGQSLMRRVTETALALQRGPVVVVLGANRERIVPELAGLPVTLVDNSSWPTGQASSLKTGLAALYLTNKDIDAVLVLHTDQPMVSVGLLTHMLDVRNEEGKGIVACRYDTQLSVPALFSRDYITQLLQLEGDKGVKWVIVKHRDDCVEVPFEAGAIDLDSKRDVVLFEQAQEAI; encoded by the coding sequence ATGGGTGGTGAACCCAAACAGCTGTTAGCCTACAAGGGGCAGTCGCTCATGCGTCGGGTAACCGAAACAGCGCTGGCCCTGCAACGGGGGCCGGTCGTGGTGGTACTGGGTGCTAACCGGGAACGGATCGTGCCCGAACTGGCTGGTCTGCCGGTCACGCTGGTCGACAATTCGAGCTGGCCGACGGGGCAGGCGTCGTCGCTTAAAACGGGCCTGGCCGCGCTCTACCTGACCAACAAAGACATCGACGCGGTGTTAGTCCTGCATACCGATCAGCCTATGGTATCGGTTGGCTTGCTGACCCATATGCTGGACGTGCGCAACGAAGAAGGAAAAGGTATTGTGGCGTGTCGCTACGATACCCAGTTGAGCGTGCCTGCCCTGTTCAGCCGGGACTACATTACCCAGTTGCTTCAGCTGGAAGGAGACAAGGGTGTGAAGTGGGTTATTGTCAAGCACCGCGACGATTGCGTTGAAGTACCGTTTGAAGCGGGCGCTATTGACCTGGATTCCAAACGGGATGTCGTCCTGTTCGAGCAGGCGCAGGAGGCCATTTAG
- a CDS encoding DinB family protein produces the protein MQKFTTAHQLQARLAAVLDTVSREFKPQSDAQLRWKPSPDRWSVLECVQHLNLAERFYIRNIQHKVDALGLVQTPPVDQTLESDWVGKALLYIVDPKTTLKFPAPGIIRPRRPEELNPAEVLNQFIELQTILHDLLDKAVYLDWNNDKVSTLFGNWLKIRLGDALLMLVAHTERHMNQAMRVRNEMSSLTQAHS, from the coding sequence ATGCAAAAATTTACTACTGCCCATCAGCTACAGGCCCGTCTGGCTGCCGTACTCGATACGGTCAGTCGTGAATTCAAGCCCCAGTCCGACGCCCAGCTGCGGTGGAAGCCATCGCCCGACCGCTGGAGCGTACTGGAATGCGTTCAACACCTGAACCTGGCCGAGCGGTTTTACATCCGCAATATCCAGCACAAAGTCGACGCGCTGGGCCTGGTGCAGACGCCCCCTGTCGATCAGACCCTGGAGTCCGACTGGGTGGGTAAGGCGTTACTGTACATCGTTGATCCCAAAACAACCCTGAAGTTTCCCGCGCCGGGGATCATTCGGCCCCGGCGTCCCGAAGAACTTAACCCGGCGGAGGTACTAAACCAGTTTATTGAGTTGCAGACCATCCTGCACGATCTGCTCGACAAAGCCGTTTACCTGGACTGGAACAACGACAAGGTATCGACATTGTTCGGCAACTGGTTAAAGATCCGGCTTGGCGATGCACTCCTGATGCTGGTAGCCCATACGGAACGCCACATGAATCAGGCCATGCGCGTCCGGAACGAGATGAGCAGCCTGACGCAGGCCCATTCCTAA
- a CDS encoding efflux RND transporter permease subunit, with protein sequence MNKFIKSILTFSLKNRFFVFFLTALTIIAGYISYQNTPIEAFPDVTNTRITIITQWPGRSAEEVEKFVTIPVEIGLNSVQKKTDVRSTTLFGLSVVNVMFDDGVDDIFARQQINNLLPGVELPDGAKPDVQPPYGPTGEIFRYTLKSPTRTVRELKTIQDWVLDRQLKSVPGVADVVSFGGEAKTYEISVDPRRLADYNITPLQLYQAVANSNVNVGGDVIEKNSEAYVVRGIGLLRNQHDIENIVVKNVNGTPIMVRNVAQVAESALPRLGQAGRDKQNDVVEGVVVMRKGENPTEVIELVKAKIQELNSSILPSDVRIDTFYNRETLVNFATHTVTHNLLEGIVFVTVIVFLFMADWRTTLTVSIIIPLALLFAFICLRLKGMSANLLSMGAIDFGIIVDGAVVMVEGIFVTLDAKAHREGMAKFNKAAKLGLLRATGTEMGKAIFFSKAIIITCLIPIFAFQKVEGKMFSPLAWTLGFALLGALIFTLTLVPVLASILLNKNVREKHNPFVEFITRIATRAFAFTFAHKRISLLVTGLLVVAGLSGFSLLGTEFLPELNEGSIYVRASMPMSISLPESVRLTTQMRKVFDQFPEVKGVISQTGRPNDGTDPTGFYNVEFLVDIYPKEEWKRDISKQQLIAQMQDKLKVFPGIDFGFSQPIMDNVAEAVSGVKGSIAVKIYGNDLSVLADKANQVQKQLATVQGIEDLGVIKNIGQPEMRIELDEYKLALYGVNKADAQAVIEMAIGGKAATQIYEGERKFDLRIRYEQNFRKTEAEIANLMVPTQNGSQIPIKEIAKVYTQTGPVLIFREGSRRFTAVKFSVRGRDMGSAIAEAQRKVAAAVTFPPGYTAKWAGDFENQQRATKRLGQMVPVSLIMIFVILFVLFGNAKDAGLVLVNVPFAIIGGIAALLVTHVNFSISAGIGFIALFGICIQNGVILISVFKKNLKNNLSLAEAIFEGVLSRVRPVVMTAMMAAIGLIPAAVSTGIGSETSKPLAIVVIGGLITATVLTLLIFPLIFYAFYRGSAVKPKAGQQVVLEAHS encoded by the coding sequence ATGAACAAGTTCATAAAAAGCATCCTCACCTTCTCGCTGAAGAATCGGTTTTTTGTCTTTTTCCTGACTGCACTGACGATCATCGCCGGCTACATCAGTTATCAGAACACACCGATCGAGGCTTTTCCGGACGTCACCAACACCCGGATCACGATCATCACCCAGTGGCCCGGCCGCTCGGCTGAAGAGGTCGAGAAGTTTGTGACCATACCCGTCGAAATCGGCTTGAACTCGGTCCAGAAAAAAACCGACGTGCGTTCTACTACCCTGTTCGGGCTGTCGGTTGTTAACGTTATGTTCGACGATGGTGTCGACGATATCTTCGCCCGTCAGCAGATCAACAACCTCCTGCCCGGCGTTGAGCTGCCCGACGGAGCTAAACCCGACGTTCAGCCCCCCTACGGGCCCACGGGCGAGATTTTCCGCTATACCCTCAAATCACCCACCCGTACCGTCCGCGAACTGAAAACGATTCAGGACTGGGTACTCGACCGCCAACTGAAAAGCGTTCCGGGCGTGGCCGATGTCGTGAGCTTCGGCGGTGAAGCCAAAACCTACGAAATTTCTGTCGATCCCCGCCGGCTGGCCGACTACAACATTACCCCGTTGCAGTTGTATCAGGCCGTCGCCAATTCCAACGTCAACGTGGGGGGCGATGTCATCGAAAAAAATTCCGAAGCCTACGTGGTCCGGGGTATCGGTCTGCTCCGTAACCAGCACGATATCGAAAACATCGTGGTCAAAAACGTAAACGGAACACCTATTATGGTCCGCAACGTAGCGCAGGTTGCCGAGTCGGCCCTGCCGCGGCTGGGCCAGGCGGGCCGCGACAAGCAGAATGACGTAGTAGAAGGCGTTGTCGTGATGCGCAAGGGCGAAAACCCCACGGAGGTGATCGAGCTGGTGAAAGCGAAGATTCAGGAGCTGAACTCAAGCATCCTGCCCTCCGATGTCCGGATCGATACGTTCTACAACCGCGAAACGCTGGTCAACTTCGCCACCCACACGGTTACCCATAATCTGCTCGAAGGCATAGTCTTCGTTACCGTCATCGTATTCCTGTTCATGGCCGACTGGCGCACGACGCTGACGGTATCCATCATCATTCCCCTGGCGCTGCTGTTTGCCTTTATCTGCCTGCGGCTCAAAGGCATGTCGGCCAACCTGCTGTCGATGGGTGCCATCGACTTCGGGATCATCGTTGACGGCGCCGTTGTGATGGTCGAAGGTATCTTTGTAACCCTCGATGCCAAGGCGCACCGCGAGGGAATGGCGAAATTCAACAAGGCGGCCAAGCTGGGTCTGTTACGGGCAACCGGTACCGAAATGGGGAAAGCTATCTTCTTCTCCAAAGCAATCATCATCACTTGCCTGATTCCCATTTTTGCCTTTCAGAAGGTTGAAGGCAAGATGTTCTCACCCCTGGCCTGGACCCTGGGTTTTGCCCTGCTGGGTGCCCTGATCTTTACCCTGACGCTGGTGCCGGTGCTGGCCAGTATTCTGCTCAACAAAAATGTACGCGAAAAGCACAATCCGTTTGTCGAGTTTATCACCCGGATCGCGACCCGTGCCTTTGCCTTCACCTTCGCCCACAAACGCATAAGTCTGCTGGTAACGGGCCTGCTGGTGGTGGCGGGTCTGTCGGGGTTCAGCCTGCTCGGTACGGAGTTCCTGCCCGAGCTGAACGAAGGATCGATTTACGTCCGAGCATCCATGCCGATGAGCATATCGCTGCCCGAGTCGGTGCGGCTCACAACGCAGATGCGGAAAGTGTTCGACCAGTTCCCCGAGGTAAAAGGTGTCATTTCACAGACCGGTCGCCCCAACGACGGTACCGACCCTACGGGTTTCTATAACGTCGAGTTTCTGGTCGATATCTACCCGAAAGAAGAGTGGAAGCGGGACATCAGCAAGCAGCAACTCATTGCCCAGATGCAGGACAAGCTGAAGGTATTTCCGGGTATCGACTTCGGCTTTTCACAACCCATCATGGACAACGTAGCGGAAGCGGTGTCGGGTGTAAAAGGCTCCATTGCCGTCAAGATTTACGGTAACGACCTGTCGGTGCTGGCCGACAAAGCCAACCAGGTGCAGAAGCAGTTGGCTACGGTACAGGGGATCGAAGACCTGGGGGTTATCAAGAACATTGGTCAGCCCGAAATGCGGATTGAGCTCGATGAATACAAACTGGCTTTGTACGGCGTCAATAAAGCCGATGCACAGGCCGTAATCGAGATGGCCATTGGTGGTAAAGCCGCCACCCAGATCTATGAAGGAGAGCGCAAGTTTGACCTCCGCATCCGGTACGAACAGAACTTCCGCAAGACCGAAGCCGAAATTGCGAACCTGATGGTACCTACCCAGAACGGGTCGCAGATTCCGATCAAGGAAATTGCCAAAGTATATACCCAAACCGGGCCCGTCCTGATTTTCCGGGAAGGGAGCCGCCGGTTCACGGCCGTGAAGTTCTCCGTTCGGGGTCGTGATATGGGCAGTGCCATTGCCGAAGCGCAGCGCAAAGTGGCAGCCGCCGTTACGTTCCCTCCGGGTTACACGGCCAAATGGGCGGGTGATTTCGAGAACCAGCAGCGGGCCACCAAACGGCTGGGTCAGATGGTACCGGTTAGCCTGATTATGATCTTCGTAATTCTGTTCGTCCTCTTCGGCAATGCCAAGGACGCCGGTCTGGTACTGGTCAACGTGCCGTTCGCCATCATCGGTGGGATAGCGGCCCTGCTCGTTACGCACGTTAACTTCAGTATTTCAGCGGGTATCGGGTTCATCGCCCTCTTCGGTATCTGTATTCAGAACGGGGTTATCCTGATCTCCGTCTTCAAGAAAAACCTGAAAAATAACCTGTCCCTGGCGGAAGCGATATTCGAAGGGGTGCTGTCGCGGGTAAGACCAGTGGTTATGACCGCCATGATGGCGGCCATCGGTCTGATTCCGGCCGCTGTTTCGACCGGAATCGGCTCCGAAACCTCCAAACCGCTGGCCATCGTCGTCATTGGCGGATTGATCACGGCTACGGTGCTGACATTGCTGATTTTCCCGCTCATCTTTTATGCCTTCTACCGGGGCAGTGCGGTGAAACCCAAAGCGGGGCAGCAAGTCGTACTGGAAGCCCATTCCTAA
- a CDS encoding efflux RND transporter periplasmic adaptor subunit codes for MKTNQFPRSLWLMLPAVALLSNLLMGCQSGATATNGTDDKPVNLLASAKFDTAKLIPVTNELNLTGKITFNQDKVVKVFPLVGGHIEAVKSDLGDYVQKGQTLAIIRSGEMADVEQQAIAARGQLAVAQKNSQVTEDMAQGGLSSQRDVVAAREQLQAAKGELNRVNERRSILGGRGSSVYIVKAPVSGFVVEKTASPGMELRSDDPENLFTISNLDHVWVLANVYESDLANVHEGDLARITTLSYPDKVYQGRIDKVFNVLDPDSKTEKVRITLLNADNALKPEMFANVSVQYPGNDRRVAIPAKSIVFADSRNFVVVANAHNQPVVREVDPFKTIGNTTYLNSGVQAGERVVTQNQLLIYTALGK; via the coding sequence ATGAAAACCAATCAATTTCCCCGTTCGCTCTGGCTAATGCTCCCGGCTGTCGCCTTGCTGAGCAACCTGCTGATGGGCTGCCAGTCAGGGGCCACGGCAACCAATGGTACCGACGATAAACCCGTTAATCTGCTCGCTTCGGCGAAGTTCGATACCGCTAAACTCATTCCGGTGACCAACGAGCTGAACCTGACCGGCAAGATCACCTTCAACCAGGATAAGGTCGTCAAGGTATTCCCGCTGGTGGGTGGGCATATCGAAGCGGTCAAGTCGGACCTGGGCGATTACGTGCAGAAAGGCCAGACGCTGGCGATCATCCGGTCGGGCGAGATGGCCGACGTAGAACAGCAGGCCATTGCCGCGCGGGGTCAGCTGGCCGTGGCACAGAAAAATTCCCAAGTGACCGAAGACATGGCGCAGGGTGGTCTGTCGTCTCAACGCGATGTCGTTGCCGCCCGGGAGCAGTTACAGGCGGCCAAAGGCGAGCTGAACCGGGTCAACGAACGCCGGAGCATCCTGGGGGGACGCGGCTCGTCGGTCTACATCGTGAAAGCACCCGTTAGCGGCTTCGTGGTTGAAAAGACGGCATCACCGGGCATGGAACTACGCTCCGACGATCCGGAGAACCTGTTTACGATCTCCAACCTCGACCACGTATGGGTATTGGCTAACGTGTACGAATCGGACCTGGCCAATGTCCACGAAGGAGACCTCGCCCGCATCACCACCCTGTCATATCCGGACAAGGTATACCAAGGCCGGATCGACAAGGTGTTTAATGTACTCGATCCCGACAGCAAGACAGAGAAAGTCAGAATCACGCTGCTAAACGCCGACAATGCCTTGAAACCCGAAATGTTCGCCAATGTCAGTGTGCAGTATCCGGGCAACGACCGGCGGGTAGCCATCCCGGCCAAATCCATTGTCTTCGCTGACAGCCGCAACTTCGTCGTTGTCGCCAACGCCCACAACCAGCCGGTTGTCCGGGAAGTCGATCCGTTCAAAACGATTGGCAATACCACCTACCTCAACAGTGGCGTACAAGCCGGTGAGCGCGTGGTTACGCAAAATCAACTACTGATCTACACGGCACTGGGAAAATAA
- a CDS encoding TolC family protein, with protein MKRLFTGLICMLLSWPGFGQTPTVSTDSLRLTLPQAEDQFRQHNLSLLATRLGIDEYRAYQAQAKLFSNPTIYIEQMPYNRQTREFMPVRQSNSEQVIQVQQLLLLAGKRNKQLALAATNTKIATDHFEDLARTLSYQLHSTFYDLYYQQQALGVYTQEMNTLSQTVALYQQQYDKGNVPLKDLARLKAYLFNLSNERQQRLAQVADDQATLSLLLNTAPDQPIRPDLPTMDPDPRRNPSLLTLDTLVSAAVRNRPDLRAYRDQVTAERQNLTLQKANAVPDLTLQGTFDRNGSYIPNYFGVGVGMSLPFFNRNQGNIQAAHVRTQSSQQLASSYQLQVENEIQQALTKARQADQLYRTFDRRFNSDFSRLIEGVTLNYRKQNIDVVEFLDFFDSYKTSQLQYIQLQNDRMQRLEELNLAVGSNPFN; from the coding sequence ATGAAACGACTATTCACGGGGCTGATTTGTATGCTCCTCAGCTGGCCCGGATTCGGCCAGACCCCGACCGTCTCCACCGATTCACTCCGGCTCACCCTTCCGCAGGCCGAAGATCAGTTTCGCCAGCATAACCTGTCGCTGCTGGCCACCCGGCTCGGTATCGACGAATACCGCGCTTACCAGGCCCAGGCTAAACTGTTTAGCAACCCAACGATTTACATCGAGCAGATGCCTTATAACCGGCAAACGCGCGAGTTCATGCCCGTCAGGCAGAGCAACTCCGAACAGGTTATTCAGGTACAGCAGTTGCTGCTGCTGGCCGGCAAACGCAACAAGCAGCTGGCGCTGGCGGCTACCAACACCAAAATCGCCACCGACCACTTTGAAGACCTGGCCCGGACGCTTTCCTACCAGCTGCACTCGACATTCTACGACCTGTACTACCAGCAGCAGGCGCTGGGCGTCTATACCCAGGAGATGAACACGCTGAGCCAGACGGTGGCGCTCTACCAGCAACAGTACGACAAAGGCAACGTTCCCCTGAAAGACCTCGCCCGGCTCAAAGCCTACCTGTTCAACCTGTCGAACGAACGGCAGCAGCGGCTGGCCCAGGTTGCCGACGACCAGGCCACGCTCTCGCTGCTGCTCAATACGGCACCTGACCAGCCCATTCGCCCCGACCTGCCTACGATGGACCCCGATCCCCGGCGGAACCCATCCCTGCTGACCCTCGACACGCTGGTGTCGGCTGCCGTGCGAAACCGGCCCGACCTCCGCGCATACCGCGACCAGGTGACTGCCGAACGCCAGAACCTGACCCTGCAAAAAGCCAATGCAGTACCGGACCTGACCCTTCAGGGAACGTTCGACCGTAATGGTAGCTATATCCCCAATTACTTTGGCGTGGGCGTGGGCATGTCGCTCCCTTTTTTCAACCGCAACCAGGGTAACATTCAGGCCGCCCATGTTCGTACCCAGAGCAGCCAGCAGCTGGCCTCCAGCTACCAGCTTCAGGTCGAGAACGAAATCCAGCAGGCGCTGACCAAGGCACGACAGGCCGACCAGCTATACCGCACCTTCGACCGCCGGTTTAACAGTGACTTTAGCCGGCTCATCGAGGGTGTTACGCTCAACTACCGCAAGCAGAACATCGACGTCGTTGAATTCCTCGATTTTTTCGACTCCTACAAAACCAGCCAGCTTCAATACATCCAGCTTCAGAACGACCGCATGCAGCGGCTTGAAGAGCTTAATCTGGCCGTTGGCAGCAACCCGTTCAACTAA
- a CDS encoding LytR/AlgR family response regulator transcription factor, with product MTVLILEDEAITAEELQHYVRDIDPTIEIVASLETIEDAVRFLSTHPSPDLIFSDIQLADGLSFDVFDQAPVRCPVIFCTAFDEYAMQAFSANGIDYVLKPFDRKAIASSLSKFKSLQTYFQRDTPAPQSNLNEPLQRLIDQLRPTRRSSFLVNYKGKYYPIPVSEIAFFYTENEIVWLHKSSGEKYAIDHTLDELETMLDPARFYRANRQFIVRYDAIQEFEPYFNRKLAVRLNLPTPEPVIISKAKAGDFMRWLEEH from the coding sequence ATGACCGTCCTTATCCTGGAAGATGAAGCCATAACGGCCGAAGAGTTACAGCACTACGTTCGGGATATCGACCCGACGATTGAGATCGTTGCCTCGCTGGAAACGATCGAAGACGCTGTCCGATTTCTGAGCACCCACCCCAGCCCCGATCTGATCTTTTCGGACATTCAGCTTGCCGACGGCCTGAGTTTCGACGTCTTCGACCAGGCACCGGTCCGCTGCCCTGTCATTTTCTGTACCGCCTTCGATGAATATGCCATGCAGGCTTTCTCGGCCAACGGAATCGACTACGTCCTGAAACCTTTCGACCGTAAAGCCATTGCCAGCAGCCTGAGCAAATTCAAATCGCTGCAAACCTACTTCCAGCGCGACACGCCCGCGCCCCAGTCTAACCTGAACGAACCGCTCCAGCGGCTCATCGACCAATTGCGTCCTACCCGGCGGTCAAGTTTTCTGGTCAACTACAAAGGCAAGTATTACCCCATTCCGGTGAGTGAAATTGCGTTCTTCTACACCGAGAACGAGATCGTCTGGCTCCACAAATCGTCAGGTGAGAAGTATGCGATTGACCACACCCTCGACGAGCTGGAGACGATGCTGGATCCGGCCCGGTTTTACCGCGCCAACCGGCAATTCATCGTCCGCTACGACGCCATCCAGGAGTTCGAGCCGTACTTCAACCGGAAACTCGCCGTTCGGCTGAATCTCCCCACGCCCGAGCCAGTCATCATCAGCAAAGCCAAAGCGGGCGATTTCATGCGGTGGCTGGAAGAGCACTGA